The Streptomyces sp. CC0208 genome window below encodes:
- the rimO gene encoding 30S ribosomal protein S12 methylthiotransferase RimO: MPERRTVALVTLGCARNEVDSEELAGRLEADGWDLVEDAAEADVAVVNTCGFVEAAKKDSVDALLEANDLKGHGRTQAVVAVGCMAERYGKDLAEALPEADGVLGFDDYADISDRLQTILSGGIHAAHTPRDRRKLLPISPAQRQESAASVALPGHGPAAETPEAAPADLPEGLAPASGPRAPLRRRLDGSPVASVKLASGCDRRCSFCAIPSFRGSFISRRPSDVLNETRWLAEQGVKEIMLVSENNTSYGKDLGDIRLLESLLPELAEVDGLERVRVSYLQPAEMRPGLIDVLTSTPKVVPYFDLSFQHSAPGVLRAMRRFGDTDRFLELLDTIRGKAPEAGVRSNFIVGFPGETEADLAELERFLNGARLDAIGVFGYSDEEGTEAATYENKLDEDVVAERLAHVSRLAEELVSQRAEERVGETVQVLVESVDEEGVYGRGAHQAPETDGQVLLTSGEGLSVGRMVEAKVVGTEGVDLVAEPLDGSLACSEEAGR, translated from the coding sequence ATGCCTGAACGCCGTACCGTCGCACTCGTCACTCTTGGCTGCGCCCGCAACGAGGTGGACTCGGAGGAGCTCGCAGGCCGTTTGGAGGCGGACGGCTGGGATCTCGTGGAGGACGCCGCAGAGGCGGATGTCGCCGTCGTCAACACCTGTGGCTTCGTCGAGGCCGCCAAGAAGGACTCCGTCGACGCCCTCCTGGAGGCGAACGACCTCAAGGGGCACGGCAGAACCCAGGCCGTCGTGGCGGTGGGCTGCATGGCCGAGCGGTACGGCAAGGACCTCGCCGAGGCGCTGCCGGAAGCGGACGGGGTGCTCGGCTTCGACGACTACGCCGACATCTCCGACCGGCTCCAGACCATCCTCAGCGGTGGCATCCACGCCGCCCACACCCCGCGCGACCGGCGCAAGCTGCTGCCGATCAGCCCGGCCCAGCGGCAGGAGTCGGCAGCGTCCGTCGCGCTGCCCGGACACGGTCCGGCCGCCGAGACCCCCGAGGCTGCTCCCGCCGACCTTCCGGAGGGGCTCGCTCCGGCCTCCGGTCCCCGTGCGCCCCTGCGCCGCCGTCTGGACGGCTCCCCGGTCGCCTCGGTCAAGCTCGCCTCCGGCTGCGACCGGCGCTGCTCCTTCTGCGCCATCCCGTCCTTCCGCGGCTCCTTCATCTCCCGCCGCCCCTCGGACGTCCTCAACGAGACGCGCTGGCTGGCCGAGCAGGGCGTCAAGGAGATCATGCTGGTCTCCGAGAACAACACGTCGTACGGCAAGGACCTCGGCGACATCCGCCTGCTGGAGTCCCTGCTGCCCGAGCTCGCCGAGGTCGACGGACTGGAACGCGTGCGTGTCAGCTACCTCCAGCCGGCCGAGATGCGGCCCGGCCTGATCGACGTGCTCACCTCCACGCCCAAGGTCGTGCCCTACTTCGACCTGTCCTTCCAGCACTCCGCCCCCGGCGTGCTGCGCGCGATGCGCCGCTTTGGTGACACCGACCGCTTCCTGGAGCTCCTCGACACCATCCGCGGCAAGGCCCCCGAGGCCGGCGTGCGCTCCAACTTCATCGTGGGCTTCCCCGGCGAGACCGAGGCCGACCTCGCCGAGCTGGAGCGGTTCCTGAACGGCGCGCGACTGGACGCCATCGGTGTCTTCGGGTACTCCGACGAGGAGGGCACCGAAGCGGCGACGTACGAGAACAAGCTGGACGAGGACGTGGTCGCGGAGCGGCTGGCCCATGTCTCCCGGCTCGCCGAGGAACTCGTCTCGCAGCGCGCCGAGGAGCGCGTCGGCGAGACCGTGCAGGTGCTGGTCGAGTCCGTCGACGAGGAGGGCGTGTACGGCCGCGGCGCGCACCAGGCGCCCGAGACCGACGGCCAGGTGCTGCTCACGAGCGGCGAAGGTCTCAGTGTCGGTCGTATGGTCGAGGCGAAGGTGGTCGGTACGGAAGGTGTCGACCTGGTGGCCGAGCCGCTCGACGGCTCGCTCGCGTGTAGTGAGGAGGCGGGCAGATGA
- a CDS encoding helix-turn-helix domain-containing protein, whose product MSIGNSPEDERPFEDDPQEARLSVGHALKQARIAAGLTVDDVSSATRVRIAIVHAIEADDFAPCGGDVYARGHIRTLAKAVHLDPAPLLDQYAADHGGGRPAPTPAAPLFEAERIRPERRGPNWTAAMVAAIVAVVGFVGFTAFKGGDDGGTTQVADGTTPATSKSPTPKSDKTPESPKPTPSDSAIAAAPQDKVTVQVSAADGKSWILAKDHNGRTLFDGLLTKGDSKTFQDSDKINLVLGDAGAIQLYVNGKKIDDDWQPGAVERLTYTKGDPQVG is encoded by the coding sequence GTGTCCATCGGCAACTCCCCTGAAGACGAGCGTCCGTTCGAAGACGACCCGCAGGAAGCCCGCCTCTCCGTCGGCCACGCCCTGAAACAGGCGCGGATCGCGGCCGGGCTGACCGTCGACGACGTCAGCAGTGCCACCAGGGTCCGCATCGCCATCGTGCACGCCATCGAGGCGGACGACTTCGCCCCCTGCGGTGGCGATGTGTACGCCCGGGGCCACATCCGGACCCTGGCCAAGGCCGTCCATCTGGACCCGGCCCCCCTTCTGGACCAGTACGCCGCCGATCACGGCGGCGGGCGCCCGGCCCCGACCCCGGCCGCCCCGCTGTTCGAGGCGGAACGCATCCGTCCTGAGCGGCGCGGACCGAACTGGACCGCGGCCATGGTCGCCGCGATCGTCGCCGTGGTGGGCTTCGTCGGGTTCACCGCCTTCAAGGGCGGCGACGACGGCGGGACGACACAGGTGGCCGACGGCACCACACCCGCCACCAGCAAGTCCCCGACGCCCAAGTCCGACAAGACCCCCGAGAGCCCGAAGCCCACGCCGTCGGACAGCGCCATCGCGGCGGCGCCCCAGGACAAGGTGACCGTGCAGGTCAGCGCCGCCGACGGCAAGAGCTGGATCCTCGCCAAGGACCACAACGGCCGGACCCTCTTCGACGGACTGCTCACCAAGGGCGACTCCAAGACCTTCCAGGACAGCGACAAGATCAACCTCGTCCTCGGTGACGCCGGAGCCATCCAGCTGTACGTGAACGGCAAGAAGATCGACGACGACTGGCAGCCCGGAGCCGTGGAGCGCCTGACGTACACCAAGGGCGACCCTCAGGTCGGATAG
- a CDS encoding DNA translocase FtsK, with translation MASRPSAAKKQPAKKAAAPAKGPARKAPAKKAPAKKAPARKAAAKKAVPPRPAPSPTGGVLRLIRAVWLGVAHAVGAVFRGIGQGAKNLDPAHRKDGVALLLLGLGLIVAAGTWSNLRGPVGDLVEIIVTGAFGRLDLLVPILLAVIAVRFIRHPEQPEANGRIVIGLSALVIGVLGQVHIACGSPARSAGMQAIRDAGGLIGWGAATPLTYTMGDVLAVPLLVLLTVFGLLVVTATPVNAIPRRLRELGVRLGILPDPAEDEFGEDDERYDEQWREALPARGGRRRGPAPESYDPDGAEQEALSQRRGRPRRSAVPQPAMDRRMDAVDIAAAAAADLDGVVMHGLPPSPLVADLTQGVSVGDRVETTPVPTPVPAARPKQEARPKQEKLKVEVADLTKPAPEAPSELPPRAEQLQLSGDVTYALPSLDLLERGGPGKARSAANDAIVASLTTVFTEFKVDAAVTGFTRGPTVTRYEVELGPAVKVERITALAKNIAYAVASPDVRIISPIPGKSAVGIEIPNTDREMVNLGDVLRLAAAAEDDHPMLVALGKDVEGGYVMANLAKMPHVLVAGATGSGKSSCINCLITSIMVRATPEDVRMVLVDPKRVELTAYEGIPHLITPIITNPKRAAEALQWVVREMDLRYDDLAAYGFRHIDDFNEAIRNGKVKLPEGSERELQPYPYLLVIVDELADLMMVAPRDVEDAIVRITQLARAAGIHLVLATQRPSVDVVTGLIKANVPSRLAFATSSLADSRVILDQPGAEKLIGKGDGLFLPMGANKPTRMQGAFVTEEEVAAIVQHCKDQMAPVFRDDVVVGTKQKKEIDEEIGDDLDLLCQAAELVVSTQFGSTSMLQRKLRVGFAKAGRLMDLMESRGIVGPSEGSKARDVLVKADELDGVLAVIRGEA, from the coding sequence ATGGCCTCACGTCCCTCCGCAGCCAAGAAGCAGCCCGCCAAGAAGGCTGCCGCTCCCGCGAAGGGGCCGGCGAGGAAGGCGCCTGCGAAGAAAGCCCCGGCGAAGAAGGCGCCCGCCAGAAAGGCCGCGGCGAAGAAGGCCGTGCCGCCGAGGCCGGCGCCCAGCCCGACCGGAGGCGTCCTCCGGCTCATCCGCGCCGTCTGGCTCGGCGTCGCCCATGCCGTGGGCGCGGTGTTCCGCGGAATAGGGCAGGGTGCGAAGAACCTCGACCCCGCGCACCGGAAGGACGGCGTGGCACTCCTGCTGCTCGGCCTCGGCCTGATCGTGGCCGCCGGCACCTGGTCGAACCTGCGCGGGCCGGTCGGCGACCTCGTCGAGATCATCGTGACCGGCGCCTTCGGCCGGCTCGACCTGCTCGTGCCGATACTGCTCGCGGTCATCGCCGTACGGTTCATCCGGCACCCCGAGCAGCCCGAGGCCAACGGCCGGATCGTGATCGGCCTGTCGGCGCTCGTCATCGGCGTGCTCGGCCAGGTCCACATCGCCTGCGGCTCGCCCGCCCGCAGCGCCGGCATGCAGGCGATAAGGGATGCCGGCGGCCTGATCGGCTGGGGAGCGGCGACCCCGCTGACGTACACCATGGGCGACGTCCTCGCCGTACCGCTGCTCGTGCTGCTGACGGTCTTCGGGCTGCTCGTCGTCACGGCCACCCCGGTGAACGCCATCCCGCGACGGCTGCGGGAGCTCGGTGTGCGGCTCGGGATCCTCCCCGACCCGGCGGAGGACGAGTTCGGCGAGGACGACGAGCGCTACGACGAGCAGTGGCGCGAGGCGCTGCCCGCGCGGGGCGGACGTAGGCGAGGTCCCGCCCCCGAGTCGTACGACCCCGACGGAGCGGAGCAGGAGGCCCTCTCGCAGCGTCGTGGGCGCCCCCGGCGGTCCGCGGTGCCGCAGCCCGCGATGGACCGGCGGATGGACGCCGTGGACATCGCCGCGGCGGCCGCCGCCGATCTGGACGGCGTCGTCATGCACGGCCTGCCGCCCTCGCCGCTGGTCGCCGACCTCACCCAGGGCGTCAGCGTGGGCGACCGGGTGGAGACGACCCCGGTACCCACTCCGGTCCCGGCCGCGCGGCCCAAGCAGGAGGCGCGTCCGAAGCAGGAGAAGCTCAAGGTCGAGGTGGCGGACCTCACCAAGCCCGCCCCCGAGGCGCCGAGCGAGCTGCCGCCGCGCGCGGAGCAGCTCCAGCTGTCCGGCGACGTCACCTACGCGCTGCCCTCCCTCGACCTCCTGGAGCGCGGTGGCCCGGGCAAGGCGCGCAGCGCGGCCAACGACGCCATAGTCGCCTCGCTGACGACCGTCTTCACGGAGTTCAAGGTCGACGCCGCCGTCACCGGCTTCACGCGCGGGCCGACGGTCACGCGCTACGAGGTCGAGCTCGGGCCCGCCGTGAAGGTCGAGCGGATCACCGCGCTGGCCAAGAACATCGCGTACGCCGTCGCCAGCCCGGACGTACGGATCATCAGCCCGATCCCCGGCAAGTCCGCGGTCGGCATCGAGATCCCCAACACCGACCGGGAGATGGTCAACCTCGGCGACGTGCTGCGGCTCGCGGCGGCCGCCGAGGACGATCACCCCATGCTGGTCGCGCTCGGCAAGGACGTCGAGGGCGGCTATGTGATGGCCAACCTGGCGAAGATGCCGCACGTCCTCGTCGCCGGAGCCACCGGTTCCGGTAAGTCGTCGTGCATTAACTGCTTGATCACTTCCATCATGGTCCGCGCGACCCCCGAGGACGTGCGCATGGTCCTCGTCGACCCCAAGCGGGTGGAGCTGACGGCCTATGAGGGCATCCCGCACCTGATCACGCCGATCATCACCAACCCGAAGCGGGCCGCCGAGGCCCTCCAGTGGGTCGTACGGGAGATGGACCTCCGCTACGACGACCTGGCGGCGTACGGCTTCCGGCACATCGACGACTTCAACGAGGCCATCAGGAACGGCAAGGTCAAACTGCCCGAGGGCAGCGAGCGTGAGCTCCAGCCGTACCCGTATCTGCTGGTGATCGTCGACGAGCTCGCCGACCTGATGATGGTCGCCCCGCGGGACGTCGAGGACGCCATCGTGCGGATCACGCAGCTCGCGCGCGCGGCCGGCATCCACCTGGTGCTCGCCACCCAGCGGCCGTCGGTGGACGTCGTCACCGGCCTGATCAAGGCGAACGTGCCCTCGCGGCTCGCCTTCGCCACGTCCTCGCTCGCCGATTCCCGGGTCATCCTCGACCAGCCGGGTGCCGAGAAGCTGATCGGCAAGGGCGACGGGCTGTTCCTGCCGATGGGCGCCAACAAGCCCACCCGTATGCAGGGCGCCTTCGTGACCGAGGAAGAGGTCGCGGCGATCGTCCAGCACTGCAAGGACCAGATGGCACCTGTCTTCCGGGACGACGTCGTCGTGGGCACCAAGCAGAAGAAGGAGATCGACGAGGAGATCGGCGACGACCTCGACCTGCTGTGCCAGGCGGCCGAGCTGGTCGTCTCCACGCAGTTCGGGTCGACCTCCATGCTCCAGCGCAAGCTGCGGGTCGGGTTCGCGAAGGCGGGCCGGCTGATGGACTTGATGGAGTCCCGGGGCATCGTCGGACCCAGCGAGGGGTCCAAGGCTCGTGACGTTCTTGTGAAGGCTGACGAACTGGACGGCGTGCTCGCGGTGATCCGCGGGGAGGCTTAG
- a CDS encoding response regulator, with amino-acid sequence MVQKAKILLVDDRPENLLALEAILSALDQTLVRASSGEEALKALLTDDFAVILLDVQMPGMDGFETAAHIKRRERTRDIPIIFLTAINHGPHHTFRGYAAGAVDYISKPFDPWVLRAKVSVFVELYMKNCQLREQAALLRLQLEGGGAGKAAVGDAKEPAGLLAELSARLAAVEEQAEALSKQLDDESADAAAVATAAHLERKLTGLRRALDALEPGTGSSPSVPSPN; translated from the coding sequence ATGGTGCAGAAGGCCAAGATCCTCCTGGTCGATGACCGGCCGGAGAATCTGCTGGCGCTGGAGGCCATCCTCTCCGCGCTCGATCAGACACTGGTGCGGGCATCGTCCGGGGAGGAAGCGCTCAAGGCGCTGCTCACGGACGACTTCGCGGTGATTCTGCTGGACGTCCAGATGCCTGGCATGGACGGTTTCGAGACCGCGGCGCACATCAAACGGCGGGAGCGGACCCGGGACATCCCGATCATCTTCCTCACCGCCATCAACCACGGGCCGCATCACACCTTCCGGGGGTACGCGGCGGGTGCGGTGGACTACATCTCCAAGCCGTTCGACCCGTGGGTGCTGCGCGCGAAGGTCTCGGTGTTCGTCGAGCTCTACATGAAGAACTGCCAGCTGCGGGAACAGGCGGCGTTGCTGCGGCTCCAGTTGGAGGGTGGCGGCGCGGGCAAGGCGGCGGTCGGGGACGCGAAGGAGCCGGCGGGACTGCTCGCCGAGCTGTCCGCGCGGCTCGCCGCGGTCGAGGAGCAGGCCGAGGCGCTCTCCAAGCAGCTGGACGACGAGTCCGCGGACGCGGCCGCGGTGGCCACCGCGGCCCATCTCGAACGCAAACTCACGGGGTTGCGGCGAGCCCTGGACGCGCTGGAGCCGGGCACAGGGAGTTCCCCGTCGGTGCCTTCGCCGAACTGA